The following are encoded together in the Chlamydomonas reinhardtii strain CC-503 cw92 mt+ chromosome 7, whole genome shotgun sequence genome:
- a CDS encoding ribosomal protein L38 — MPKQITEIKDFLLTARRKDARSVKIKKTGSTTKFKVRCSKYLYTLCVADSDKADKLKQSLPPGLNVTEL; from the exons ATG CCGAAGCAGATTACCGAGATCAAGGACTTCCTCCTGACCGCCCGTCGCAAGGACGCGCGGTCGGTGAAGATTAAGAagaccggcagcaccaccaagTTCAAGGTCCGCTGCTCCAAGTACCTGTACACGCTCTGCGTGGCTGACTCGGACAAGGCCGACAAGCTCAAGCAGTCGCTGCCCCCGG GCCTGAACGTGACCGAGCTGTAA